GCGCGGCTGAAGACCCTGCCGCGGTGGCCCGGGGAATCCGCCACGGCGTGAGCCGCCGGGCCCGCCAAGTCATTGACGGCGGCCTTCCCGTAGCCGATGATCGGAAGGGGTAATCATCACGGCAGGGGGGAGGAATCATGAGCAGCGACAAGGTCGATCTCGTTCGGTCGTCCAGTGGCGGCGTGGTCGGACGGGCCCAGAGCCTCGCGCGGGGCCAGCGACTCGTCCTCGATTCGTCCGCGCGCCCGCAGCCGGACGCGCTCACGAACAGCGAGGCGTTCCTGGCGGGCATCTCGTCCTGTGGCGTCACGCTGATCGAGGCGTACGCCCAGGAGAAGGGGATCCCGGTCCAGCGGATGGACGTCACGATCGAGGGTGTCCGCGCGGCCGCCGACCCGTCGCGGTTTTCCAGCATCACCATGACCTTCGAGATCGCCGGGGTGAGCCAGTCCGAGGCCGAGGCACTGGTGGAGACCTACCGGAACCGCTGACCCCTCTACCGTACGGTCGCGGGAGCGACCGCGGTGAAGACCCGAGTGGCCGCCGTGCGGTGAGGGCGACGGCCTCCATCGACACGGGACACCCCTCGACCGCGCTCGCGCTCAGGAGGATCGCGGAAGCGTCCGGCGGATCTCCTCGATGGTCGTCGCGTAACTCGAGCGGAGCACGGCCGCATCCGACGAGTAGTTGATGATGGTCGCCCCCAGCGCCATCATCTGGCGCACCCCCTCCACGGTGTCGGTCAGCATCGCCACCGCCTTGCCGTGCTTGCGCGCGGCCGCCACCAGCCGCTGGCGATGCTCGTCGAGCACCTGCCGCTGCCCGGGCGTGCCCAGCACGCCGAGGTTCTGGGCCAGGTCGGTCGGCCCGATCGTCAGCGCGTCGATCCCGGGAACCGACGCGAGCTCGTCGAGCCGCTCGAAGGCGCGCTTCGTCTCCAGCATGATCGTCACGTGCACCCGCGCGTTCGCGGCCGCCATGTGCTCGCCGGGCGGCCGCACCCGGTACCCGGTGTGGGGGCCGAAGCCGTACATGCCGCGCTCGCCCAGCGGAGCGTACCGGCAGCAGGAGGCGACCTCCGCCGCCTGTTCCGGCGTATCGACCTGCGGCACGTGCAGGTTAAAGACGCCGGCGTCGAGGAGCCGCGTGATCCACTCGCGGTTGCCCTCGGGCGGGCGAACCACCAGCGGAAAGTCGAGGGCTCGCGCGAGGGTGGCCATGTCGGCGACGGTCTCCATGGAGAACGGCGAGTGCTCCATGTCGACCCGGGCGAAGTCG
The DNA window shown above is from Candidatus Methylomirabilota bacterium and carries:
- a CDS encoding OsmC family protein, translating into MSSDKVDLVRSSSGGVVGRAQSLARGQRLVLDSSARPQPDALTNSEAFLAGISSCGVTLIEAYAQEKGIPVQRMDVTIEGVRAAADPSRFSSITMTFEIAGVSQSEAEALVETYRNR
- a CDS encoding aldolase/citrate lyase family protein; this translates as MNENAYRVRAERGELQIGTWVTMIRTPSVLTLLQAAGLDFARVDMEHSPFSMETVADMATLARALDFPLVVRPPEGNREWITRLLDAGVFNLHVPQVDTPEQAAEVASCCRYAPLGERGMYGFGPHTGYRVRPPGEHMAAANARVHVTIMLETKRAFERLDELASVPGIDALTIGPTDLAQNLGVLGTPGQRQVLDEHRQRLVAAARKHGKAVAMLTDTVEGVRQMMALGATIINYSSDAAVLRSSYATTIEEIRRTLPRSS